A single region of the Coleofasciculus chthonoplastes PCC 7420 genome encodes:
- a CDS encoding roadblock/LC7 domain-containing protein, which yields MAINAEKLGMIIKDFASATSDVEGAAVVTPDGLPLATTLPSGMDDERVSAMSAAMLSLGERIGKELVRGTIDRIYVEGDQGLSILTSCGEDTVFLVLATKAAKQGLLMLEIKRTVGELQMVLS from the coding sequence ATGGCGATTAACGCCGAAAAACTAGGAATGATCATCAAAGACTTTGCTTCAGCAACGTCTGATGTTGAAGGAGCAGCAGTTGTCACCCCCGATGGTTTACCTCTGGCGACGACTTTACCCAGTGGTATGGATGACGAACGGGTTTCTGCGATGTCTGCGGCGATGCTTTCCTTGGGGGAACGGATTGGTAAAGAATTAGTTCGCGGTACAATTGACCGTATTTATGTAGAGGGTGATCAGGGTTTGAGTATCCTCACCAGTTGTGGTGAAGATACCGTCTTTCTAGTTTTGGCGACTAAAGCGGCGAAGCAAGGACTGTTGATGCTGGAAATCAAGCGCACCGTTGGTGAATTGCAGATGGTTCTGTCGTAA
- a CDS encoding roadblock/LC7 domain-containing protein, whose translation MPIDSDKMTRILHNFVSKISDVEGAAVVTPDGLPLASSLPGGIDDVRVSAMSATMLSLGEKVGAELAKGGMDQISVVSGEGFSILTNCGNDAVLIVLAGKDAKQGVLQLEIQRVVNDLKVAMR comes from the coding sequence ATGCCGATTGACTCTGACAAAATGACCCGTATTCTCCACAACTTTGTCTCTAAGATCTCTGATGTGGAGGGAGCTGCCGTGGTAACTCCAGATGGTTTGCCACTTGCATCCAGTTTACCCGGTGGTATTGATGATGTGCGGGTATCTGCCATGTCAGCTACGATGCTGTCTCTGGGCGAGAAAGTTGGAGCTGAACTTGCTAAAGGCGGCATGGATCAAATCAGCGTTGTCAGTGGTGAAGGGTTTAGCATTTTGACCAATTGTGGTAACGATGCTGTTTTAATCGTCCTCGCCGGAAAAGATGCCAAACAGGGTGTTTTACAGTTAGAGATTCAGCGTGTCGTTAATGACTTGAAAGTGGCGATGAGGTAG
- a CDS encoding MIP/aquaporin family protein, translated as MKWKAFIAEFIGTFALIFIGVGAIAANHITEGGAGLTGIALAHGLTIAVMVSATAAVSGGHLNPAVTFGALLTGKIDPKNAGGYVLFQCLGAIFAASLIKLSIPIQVLNAVSMGTPALGSGISPIAGVAMEFFLTFFLVFVIFGTAIDPRAPQVGGLFIGLTVALDILAGGPISGGAMNPARHLGPALLGGGLGNIWVYWVGPLLGGAVAALLYELTLAKS; from the coding sequence ATGAAATGGAAAGCATTCATTGCCGAATTTATTGGTACGTTTGCCTTAATCTTCATTGGAGTCGGCGCAATCGCCGCAAACCATATCACCGAAGGAGGTGCTGGACTAACGGGTATCGCTCTCGCCCATGGATTAACCATCGCGGTAATGGTGAGCGCCACAGCCGCCGTTAGTGGTGGACATCTGAATCCCGCTGTGACATTTGGAGCATTGCTCACCGGTAAAATTGATCCCAAAAATGCGGGTGGATATGTTCTCTTCCAGTGTTTAGGTGCAATTTTTGCCGCTAGTCTGATTAAACTAAGTATTCCCATTCAGGTTTTAAATGCCGTCAGTATGGGTACGCCAGCGTTGGGATCAGGAATTAGTCCTATTGCTGGAGTAGCAATGGAGTTTTTTCTGACATTCTTCTTAGTTTTCGTTATCTTCGGTACCGCCATTGATCCCCGTGCCCCCCAAGTTGGGGGCTTATTTATTGGCTTAACCGTAGCCCTAGATATCCTCGCTGGAGGTCCCATCAGTGGAGGGGCGATGAATCCAGCGCGACATTTAGGACCCGCGTTATTAGGGGGAGGACTGGGTAATATTTGGGTGTATTGGGTGGGTCCTTTATTAGGAGGGGCTGTAGCCGCTTTACTTTACGAACTCACGTTGGCAAAATCTTAA
- a CDS encoding GTP-binding protein, whose product MKFLRVIVAGPVSSGKSTFVKTASDTGVIETERFATDSTSLLKPQTTVAFDFSRLILSPEMELHIYGTPGQSRFDFMWDLLIQRADAYILLVAAHRADDFSSAREILTYMHQRVQLPMLIGLTHTDCPNAKSVEDVTRELSCLNDVTCPSIVTVNPMDKTSVFNILMMIKSHILKEVDIS is encoded by the coding sequence ATGAAATTTTTACGGGTCATTGTCGCAGGTCCTGTTAGTTCGGGGAAATCTACATTTGTGAAAACGGCTAGTGACACTGGCGTCATTGAAACCGAACGCTTTGCCACTGATTCCACATCTTTATTGAAGCCTCAAACGACTGTTGCTTTTGACTTTAGTCGCCTGATCCTCAGTCCGGAAATGGAACTGCATATTTACGGGACTCCTGGTCAATCGCGCTTTGACTTTATGTGGGATTTATTAATTCAAAGAGCTGATGCTTATATTCTGTTAGTAGCAGCCCATCGTGCGGATGATTTTTCCTCGGCTCGTGAAATTCTTACCTATATGCACCAACGTGTACAACTGCCGATGCTCATTGGTCTGACTCATACCGATTGTCCAAATGCCAAGTCGGTAGAAGACGTGACCAGAGAATTGAGTTGTCTCAATGACGTAACCTGTCCAAGCATCGTGACAGTTAATCCAATGGATAAAACCTCGGTGTTTAATATCCTCATGATGATAAAATCTCATATTCTTAAAGAAGTTGACATCAGCTAA
- a CDS encoding tetratricopeptide repeat protein translates to MSENKSRYELHFHGLVQDAVTVEPSQAKQIYQNTLTQPTSIYQLPLQLADFTGRQGELERLTGVLKQARSGQESQAAIALVTGVTGVGKSALAVQVAYELQSDFPDAQLYVNLRGSEGQPLDPLDVLAGFLRVWGVEDQSMPQSLSERSQLYHSVMAGKRVLIILDNARDEFQIRPLLPKCSTCAVLITTRRQINGLEEATIVELPVMSEPEARSLLENLIGAEVIAAEPDATQHIITQCDYLPLALRITGGFLRQSPHWQLADYASKLEHEKQRLAQMHLSDLSVRPSLVLSYQSLDEASARLFRLLGLLVGVNFKAEVAPRLLEVEPAIAQHSFDTLVAWQLVTPVSPGRYRFHDVVRLFARGQLAQQEPADVRQAARLRLSRWYLETAEMVDLAINPETRRQLVQSVVKGKEQAPTERRWLLTALYWFEIERPNILASVEWAHQAEAWDVVVSLAQNLVNFFNTHGYWGDWERTHGLALEASRELGDRDKEAQTLINLGNVYSLAGQWEKANQCYQQSLGIFNELSDRPGMAKTLSNLGNVYFQQQQNQNAIDCYQQSLSMFQELRDRYREGQTLANMGIFSAQNNQPEQAIQLWQDSLTKLHPNLPKFQRVAEWLQSIKGQSVETSSSTQTPQPQRLILYWGGAFILAMSLILSIIMLAG, encoded by the coding sequence ATGAGTGAAAATAAATCACGGTATGAATTACACTTTCATGGTCTAGTACAAGATGCGGTGACAGTTGAACCCAGTCAAGCGAAACAGATTTATCAAAATACTTTGACACAACCGACGTCCATCTATCAGTTACCCCTGCAACTGGCGGATTTTACAGGGCGTCAAGGGGAACTGGAACGCCTGACAGGAGTGTTAAAGCAGGCAAGATCAGGTCAAGAATCCCAGGCTGCGATCGCACTCGTCACGGGTGTCACAGGTGTGGGCAAGTCGGCTTTAGCGGTGCAAGTTGCCTATGAGTTACAATCTGACTTTCCTGATGCTCAACTTTATGTCAACCTGCGCGGGAGTGAAGGACAACCTCTCGACCCCTTAGACGTACTTGCGGGGTTTCTGCGGGTTTGGGGTGTGGAGGATCAGTCGATGCCTCAAAGTTTGAGTGAACGGTCTCAACTGTATCATTCTGTGATGGCAGGGAAACGGGTATTAATTATCCTGGACAACGCCCGCGATGAGTTTCAGATTCGTCCTTTACTCCCTAAATGTTCCACTTGTGCGGTTTTAATTACGACTCGCCGCCAGATTAATGGGTTGGAGGAGGCGACGATTGTCGAATTACCGGTGATGAGTGAACCCGAAGCGCGATCGCTCCTGGAAAATCTTATTGGTGCAGAGGTAATCGCGGCTGAACCAGATGCCACTCAACACATTATTACTCAGTGCGATTATCTGCCGTTAGCACTACGGATTACAGGGGGTTTTCTGCGCCAATCCCCCCACTGGCAACTGGCGGATTACGCCAGCAAGCTGGAACATGAAAAGCAGCGACTGGCACAAATGCACTTGAGTGATTTGTCGGTACGCCCTAGCCTAGTGCTGAGTTATCAGTCATTGGATGAAGCCTCGGCGCGTTTGTTCCGGTTACTGGGACTTTTAGTCGGTGTGAATTTTAAGGCGGAAGTCGCGCCAAGGTTGTTGGAGGTGGAACCTGCGATCGCGCAGCACTCTTTTGATACGTTAGTGGCATGGCAGCTTGTCACCCCAGTAAGTCCTGGGCGCTATCGTTTCCATGATGTGGTGCGCTTGTTTGCCCGAGGACAGTTGGCGCAGCAAGAACCTGCGGATGTGCGACAAGCGGCTCGATTACGGCTGAGTCGCTGGTATCTGGAGACGGCTGAAATGGTGGATTTGGCGATTAATCCAGAAACTCGTCGCCAGTTGGTTCAGTCTGTGGTTAAGGGTAAAGAGCAAGCGCCGACAGAGCGTCGTTGGCTGTTGACAGCTCTCTACTGGTTTGAAATCGAGCGCCCGAATATATTAGCGTCGGTGGAGTGGGCGCATCAAGCGGAGGCGTGGGATGTGGTGGTGTCTCTAGCTCAAAATTTGGTTAATTTCTTTAATACTCATGGGTACTGGGGAGACTGGGAACGCACTCATGGACTGGCTTTGGAAGCCAGCCGAGAATTAGGCGATCGCGACAAAGAGGCGCAGACGCTGATTAATTTGGGGAATGTGTATTCGTTAGCTGGTCAATGGGAGAAGGCGAACCAATGTTATCAGCAGAGTTTGGGTATTTTTAACGAGTTGAGCGATCGCCCCGGAATGGCAAAGACGTTAAGTAATCTGGGGAATGTGTATTTTCAGCAGCAGCAGAACCAGAACGCGATCGATTGCTATCAGCAGAGTCTGTCCATGTTCCAGGAGTTACGCGATCGCTACCGAGAAGGTCAGACGTTAGCCAATATGGGTATTTTCTCTGCTCAAAATAATCAACCAGAACAAGCTATTCAGTTGTGGCAAGACTCGCTCACAAAACTTCATCCAAACTTGCCCAAGTTTCAACGAGTCGCTGAATGGTTACAGTCGATTAAAGGACAAAGCGTTGAAACCTCTTCTTCCACTCAGACGCCTCAGCCTCAGCGTCTCATTCTTTATTGGGGGGGCGCATTTATCCTGGCGATGAGTTTAATTCTGTCTATCATTATGTTAGCGGGGTGA
- a CDS encoding protoglobin domain-containing protein, translating into MTLNAYDFLQKMQDRIYFTETDKSLLKFHADWGKEIAPEVAEQFYAYLGSDPEMNAILNHTPDRIHRLRETFVQWFYEMFTGMDDWGNAYAERRWRIGLVHVRIGIGPQHVVPAMATVIRDIDKRLKANDKPAELQEALSRICMIDLAFIEQAYIEVSSAAVLQETGWTERLFKRLIAAGASSV; encoded by the coding sequence ATGACCCTGAACGCTTATGATTTTTTGCAAAAAATGCAAGATCGGATTTATTTCACTGAAACCGATAAATCCCTCTTGAAATTCCATGCTGATTGGGGGAAAGAAATTGCACCAGAGGTAGCCGAACAGTTCTACGCCTACTTAGGCAGCGATCCAGAAATGAATGCAATTTTAAATCACACACCTGATCGCATCCATCGGCTCCGGGAAACCTTTGTTCAGTGGTTCTACGAAATGTTTACGGGTATGGATGACTGGGGTAATGCTTATGCTGAACGTCGTTGGCGAATTGGCTTGGTGCATGTGCGAATTGGCATTGGACCGCAACATGTTGTTCCGGCGATGGCAACGGTGATACGAGATATAGACAAACGACTCAAAGCCAATGACAAACCGGCTGAACTGCAAGAAGCACTCAGTCGAATTTGTATGATCGATTTAGCCTTCATTGAGCAAGCCTACATTGAAGTCAGTTCAGCCGCCGTACTTCAAGAAACAGGCTGGACTGAACGTCTATTTAAGCGACTCATTGCCGCCGGAGCCAGTTCCGTCTAA
- a CDS encoding GTP-binding protein — protein METMRLVVTGTVGAGKSTFVRTFSQTTVIDTERKATDNTSLMKKRTTVAFDFGTRILGRDMELQVYGTPGQSRFDFMWDLLIRRAHAYILLVAANRSSSFNDAREIISFMNSRVQIPMIIGLTCMDLPGALGQEHVAFALGFMNDKNRPPIVTLNPNEKTSVFESLMVLMAHQLLQSSKSKGNAALGNVGGSRQAEPLKSRTKYQWPKQQFSSGL, from the coding sequence ATGGAAACAATGCGTCTTGTCGTAACCGGAACAGTGGGTGCTGGTAAATCGACGTTTGTACGAACCTTTAGTCAAACGACAGTAATTGACACAGAACGCAAAGCGACAGATAACACATCACTAATGAAGAAACGCACAACTGTTGCTTTCGATTTTGGTACACGCATTTTAGGTCGGGATATGGAGTTACAAGTTTATGGGACTCCCGGTCAATCGCGCTTTGATTTTATGTGGGATTTATTGATTCGTCGCGCTCATGCCTATATTTTACTGGTGGCAGCTAATCGTTCTAGCTCTTTCAATGATGCTCGCGAAATTATCTCGTTTATGAACAGCCGAGTCCAAATTCCGATGATAATCGGTCTAACTTGTATGGATTTACCTGGCGCTTTGGGACAAGAGCATGTTGCCTTTGCCCTCGGCTTTATGAATGACAAAAACCGACCGCCCATTGTTACACTAAATCCTAATGAAAAAACGTCAGTTTTTGAATCATTGATGGTGTTAATGGCTCACCAGTTGTTACAAAGTAGTAAGAGCAAAGGAAATGCCGCCTTGGGAAATGTCGGAGGTAGTCGTCAAGCTGAACCCCTGAAGTCAAGAACGAAGTATCAGTGGCCCAAGCAACAGTTTTCATCAGGGCTATAA
- a CDS encoding pentapeptide repeat-containing protein has product MTGRILPESEQLNLSGEDISGSDFNIQQAQEVIYQFLIKLVHHNPPETVLQEFRQLFIFGKEPSEPHVKTALDTIIASKNDKEFRNTLKRSCYILINNWSSKRSYNFIQNLIQLVGDPPLKPTTISPSMTRLKGYVANFVDSHDYQELKLFSAPYTAEYEAEQQHWSHRYTSYLLVPQYLDSRNPIEQRETAKNLSRRLRKKFKFDLAMYTARYDSPNFNSDKKISNPTRLGPHVIQLIKKISSRQLLVNCRSYADHLNQYVTNKDYQDFKQDLKKYLLFLINTPVYSGILDQYLFARLDSLYENHHLKPISGDLLLRTCRRMIEVLTTEDGREPSTLFILLTNRGNPLTLVVILLKIILICKYAQTHLDVCIAQLIRYYENSTEKDCQWLINFLEVFKIVFAICTEDTQYNIVKLSDNDDEPDAYVMDLDNYRVFSQLKGTDLRNADLRGTDIRYMDLRAADLREADLAGADLSKADLSLAKLSQTNLSGAMLDRTELSGAMLQDANLSGASLSEANLRCADLRQANLCCAILKSAKLRRANLQQADLSSADLSNASLNSANLVNANLRYADLSNADLSQANLKDVDLRDANLRCAQLNWTQLNHANLSSANLDRADLSYASLCHANLQKTNLTRTDLSNSNLSRSDMSKALLRHVNLTGANLNHANLLDANLFNANLTDVKVKGTRFGNNSGLSEPMKQELKQQGAIFG; this is encoded by the coding sequence ATGACGGGGCGCATCTTGCCAGAAAGCGAACAATTGAATTTATCAGGTGAGGACATTTCTGGGTCTGACTTCAATATTCAGCAGGCTCAAGAGGTTATTTATCAATTTTTGATCAAACTTGTTCATCACAATCCCCCAGAAACTGTATTACAAGAGTTTCGCCAATTATTTATATTTGGTAAAGAGCCGAGTGAGCCTCATGTAAAAACAGCACTTGATACAATTATTGCCAGCAAAAATGATAAAGAATTCAGAAATACTTTAAAACGATCTTGTTATATTTTAATTAATAACTGGTCTTCAAAACGCAGTTATAATTTTATTCAAAACCTGATTCAATTAGTTGGTGATCCTCCGCTGAAGCCGACAACTATATCCCCTTCCATGACTCGGCTAAAAGGGTATGTTGCTAATTTTGTTGATAGCCACGATTATCAAGAACTGAAATTATTTTCGGCTCCCTATACGGCTGAATATGAAGCCGAACAACAGCACTGGAGTCATCGGTATACATCTTATTTATTAGTTCCCCAATATCTGGACTCTCGCAATCCAATTGAACAGCGAGAAACTGCCAAAAATCTATCTAGACGGCTGAGGAAAAAATTTAAGTTCGATCTAGCCATGTATACGGCTCGATATGATTCTCCTAATTTTAACTCCGATAAAAAAATTAGTAATCCAACTCGTCTAGGTCCTCACGTCATCCAACTGATTAAAAAAATAAGCTCTCGGCAACTATTGGTTAATTGCCGAAGTTATGCTGATCATTTAAACCAATACGTTACAAATAAAGACTACCAAGACTTTAAACAGGATTTAAAAAAGTATTTGTTGTTTTTAATTAACACTCCCGTTTATTCGGGAATACTCGATCAGTATTTATTTGCTCGATTAGATAGTCTTTATGAAAATCATCATCTCAAACCGATTAGTGGTGATTTACTACTACGAACATGTCGGCGAATGATTGAGGTACTAACCACTGAAGATGGTCGAGAACCTTCGACTCTGTTTATTTTGTTAACGAATCGTGGCAACCCTTTAACCTTAGTCGTGATTCTCCTGAAAATTATTTTAATTTGTAAATATGCTCAAACGCATCTTGATGTTTGTATTGCCCAATTAATTCGATATTACGAAAATTCTACTGAAAAAGACTGTCAGTGGTTGATTAATTTCTTGGAAGTTTTCAAGATTGTTTTTGCTATTTGTACCGAAGACACTCAATATAACATCGTTAAACTTAGTGATAATGACGATGAGCCAGATGCTTATGTTATGGATCTTGATAACTATCGCGTCTTTTCTCAATTGAAAGGAACGGATCTGCGGAACGCTGATTTAAGAGGAACAGATATCCGTTATATGGATCTGAGAGCAGCAGATTTACGGGAGGCTGATTTGGCGGGGGCTGATTTGAGCAAAGCCGACTTGAGTCTTGCCAAACTCAGTCAGACAAACTTAAGCGGTGCGATGCTTGATCGCACGGAGTTAAGCGGTGCGATGCTTCAAGATGCTAATTTGAGCGGTGCGAGTCTCAGTGAAGCAAATCTACGTTGTGCTGACCTGCGACAAGCTAATCTATGCTGTGCAATTTTAAAGAGCGCTAAACTGCGTCGTGCTAATCTCCAGCAAGCCGATCTGAGTAGTGCTGACTTAAGTAATGCTAGCTTGAATTCTGCGAATCTAGTGAATGCCAACCTGCGCTATGCTGATCTGAGCAATGCTGATCTCAGTCAAGCCAATCTTAAGGATGTAGATCTCAGGGATGCTAATCTTAGATGCGCTCAACTCAATTGGACTCAGCTAAACCATGCCAATTTAAGTAGTGCTAACTTGGATCGGGCGGATCTCAGTTATGCCAGTTTGTGTCATGCTAATCTTCAGAAAACGAACTTAACTCGCACAGATTTGAGCAATAGTAACCTCAGTAGAAGCGATATGAGTAAAGCTTTGCTACGTCACGTCAATTTGACGGGTGCAAATCTCAATCATGCTAATCTTCTTGATGCCAACCTGTTTAATGCAAATCTCACGGATGTGAAGGTTAAGGGAACTCGATTTGGGAATAATTCTGGACTCTCTGAGCCAATGAAGCAAGAACTCAAACAACAGGGTGCAATTTTTGGATAA
- a CDS encoding pentapeptide repeat-containing protein has protein sequence MEGRIIPDNQQIDSSVDGESKQQRIQQAQEVIFQFLLDRVENDPPETVLQEFKQLFFSSECTPNPDVARSMYELLEQKNEQEFRNTLKRSCYILINNWLASRRSDSIEELIQTLAKVDSVKFTVSQTLNRLRTWIANFIESQDYQELKVFTSSRTERRGWSHRYAYYLLLPQYLDSQNPVEQRELAKKTAKRLKEKFKFELAMYTVHCNSPTFKKEPPPNPTRLGNGIIRLLKQLISRKFLHSYSHTADVFVQQSKTLTYRDFKQKLLDYLLFSTSPHQSIDFFKKTLTEKLEMLYESYNEETTTMELLLRTCRRTLEFLTTENGQEPSPLFITLTSQGSPLTIVILLLKIILLCNYVRTHLDNCIANLIRYYEKYPETECRFFIHFLDIFNVVFAIYTENVQFDVVKIKKGESAVSELEAYRIFCQLKGANLRGSDLKGADIRNSDLSAADLREANLSSADLSEANLSLAKLGGANLSSAILLGADLTVTDLNSANLNGANLNNANLSRSNLQNINLRRASLIGAKLRHTNLQQADLSHGNLNQAILTGANLKNANLRQTSLQYGDLSEVDLSEANLSQANLTGADLQRSQLDQANLEGATLEQANLSGASLFRADLSQANLSNAQLNQAMLRGANLQEVRLRRAILSHANLEGANLSRADLSRADLSHLNLRGADLSHTFLRHVNLTNADLRQANLTGANLFNANLSGVKVEGAIFKQNAGLSAAQGKELEQRGATVELSQLKSRDRNVWKHPLPPHSLLPNQSEN, from the coding sequence ATGGAGGGGCGCATCATACCAGACAATCAGCAAATCGATTCTTCGGTTGATGGAGAATCAAAGCAGCAACGGATTCAGCAAGCTCAGGAGGTTATTTTTCAATTCCTACTCGATCGAGTGGAAAATGACCCTCCTGAAACTGTTTTGCAGGAATTTAAGCAGTTATTTTTTTCTAGTGAGTGTACACCAAATCCAGATGTCGCTCGCTCAATGTATGAGCTTCTTGAGCAAAAGAATGAGCAAGAATTCAGAAATACTCTGAAGCGGTCTTGCTATATTTTAATTAACAATTGGTTGGCAAGTCGGCGCTCAGACTCGATAGAGGAGTTGATTCAAACGCTGGCTAAGGTAGACTCAGTTAAATTTACTGTATCTCAGACCCTGAATCGTTTGAGAACGTGGATTGCTAATTTTATTGAAAGCCAAGACTATCAAGAACTTAAAGTCTTTACCTCAAGCCGTACCGAACGTCGAGGGTGGAGTCATCGATATGCTTATTATTTATTGTTACCGCAATATTTAGATTCTCAAAATCCAGTTGAGCAGCGAGAATTAGCTAAGAAAACGGCAAAACGGTTAAAAGAGAAGTTTAAATTTGAGCTAGCAATGTACACCGTGCATTGTAATTCGCCAACCTTTAAAAAGGAACCGCCCCCGAATCCTACTCGACTGGGCAATGGAATCATTCGTCTGCTCAAACAACTGATATCGCGTAAGTTTCTGCACAGTTATTCCCATACGGCTGATGTGTTTGTTCAGCAGAGCAAAACGCTGACTTATCGAGACTTTAAGCAGAAATTACTCGACTATTTACTCTTTTCAACGAGTCCTCATCAGTCGATTGATTTTTTCAAAAAGACTCTGACCGAAAAACTAGAGATGCTCTATGAGTCATACAATGAGGAAACGACGACCATGGAGCTATTACTGCGAACGTGTCGGCGCACCTTGGAATTTTTAACCACAGAAAATGGGCAGGAACCCTCCCCACTCTTTATCACTCTCACCAGCCAAGGTAGTCCTCTGACAATTGTAATTCTCCTGCTCAAAATTATTTTATTGTGTAATTATGTTCGCACTCATTTAGATAATTGTATTGCTAATCTAATTCGCTATTACGAAAAATATCCGGAAACAGAATGTCGGTTTTTTATTCATTTTTTGGATATTTTTAATGTTGTCTTTGCCATTTATACGGAGAACGTGCAATTTGATGTCGTCAAAATTAAGAAGGGCGAATCAGCGGTTTCTGAGTTGGAGGCATACCGCATTTTTTGCCAATTGAAAGGCGCTAATCTACGCGGGAGTGATCTCAAGGGAGCTGACATTCGCAATAGTGATTTGAGTGCTGCCGATTTGCGGGAAGCAAATCTCAGCAGTGCGGATTTGAGTGAGGCAAATTTGAGTCTGGCTAAATTGGGGGGCGCTAATTTAAGTAGCGCCATACTCCTGGGGGCTGATTTAACGGTTACTGACTTGAATTCTGCCAATCTCAATGGCGCTAACCTAAATAACGCCAATCTGAGTCGTTCCAACTTGCAAAACATTAATCTGCGTCGCGCCAGTTTGATTGGGGCGAAACTGCGACATACCAACCTCCAACAGGCGGATCTCAGCCATGGAAATTTGAATCAGGCAATTCTCACAGGTGCCAATCTCAAGAATGCCAATTTACGACAAACTAGCCTCCAGTACGGGGATTTAAGTGAGGTTGACTTGAGTGAGGCAAACCTGAGTCAGGCGAACTTAACAGGTGCAGATTTACAGCGCAGCCAATTGGATCAAGCGAATTTAGAGGGGGCGACTTTAGAACAGGCAAATCTGAGTGGAGCCAGTCTATTCAGAGCCGATTTGAGCCAAGCGAATCTCAGCAATGCTCAACTGAATCAGGCGATGTTAAGGGGAGCCAATTTACAGGAGGTGCGATTGCGTCGGGCTATCCTCAGTCATGCTAATTTAGAAGGGGCAAATCTGAGTCGCGCTGATTTGAGTCGTGCTGATTTAAGTCATTTAAATCTCAGGGGAGCCGATTTAAGTCATACGTTTCTGCGTCATGTCAACTTGACGAATGCGGATTTGAGACAGGCAAATCTCACAGGCGCGAATCTGTTCAATGCCAATCTGAGTGGTGTGAAAGTTGAGGGAGCTATATTTAAGCAAAATGCGGGCTTATCTGCTGCTCAGGGGAAAGAATTAGAACAGCGAGGGGCTACGGTTGAGTTGAGTCAGCTAAAATCGCGCGATCGCAATGTCTGGAAACATCCCCTTCCTCCACATTCCCTATTGCCGAACCAATCGGAAAATTAG